The proteins below are encoded in one region of Fibrella aestuarina BUZ 2:
- a CDS encoding PBSX family phage terminase large subunit, with amino-acid sequence MRKLHLSAKLFTTAYRKFRAVVQQLYRYVVFFGAADSSKSYSAHQDIVLDLMTAKADILVMRKQASHIRESCYKLLKAIILAWGLTTSFDFFYSSDKREIVFKPTGRKIVFMGVNDPESLKSLFGFYRVLIEEANQLEWGDFLEIDRRARSEQFIQIILLLNPVSESHWIKSKLIDDAAYAGQVGSCHVTYRDNEYITPERIAALERLKDVDPYQYRVYVLGLWGIIRPDNPYFHKINPTVHFGKVVYNPRIPVYCSFDFNKINSVTLRQKPVINGVEVPQFFREIHQGGEGLDLEYICKEIAHTYGRSNQLHITGDASGGASNALTPGNRSAWRLTQTYMSQYGAHYTNYQVPKANPHTDDARFVVNALIHHYGDDFKIDDKACPVLAADVQRCKTATDGKLDKDDCNKFDYGHLSDCGRYDLCNFEYTTFRSLGHYKKAA; translated from the coding sequence ATGAGAAAGCTGCACCTGTCGGCCAAGCTGTTCACCACCGCCTACCGCAAGTTTCGGGCGGTCGTGCAGCAGTTATACCGCTACGTCGTGTTTTTCGGGGCTGCCGATAGCAGTAAGAGCTACAGCGCGCATCAGGACATTGTACTCGACCTGATGACCGCCAAAGCCGATATTCTGGTCATGCGCAAACAGGCCAGCCACATTCGGGAATCCTGTTACAAACTACTCAAGGCTATTATTCTGGCGTGGGGGCTCACCACCTCGTTCGATTTCTTCTACAGCAGCGACAAACGCGAGATCGTCTTTAAGCCCACCGGTCGCAAGATCGTGTTTATGGGCGTCAACGACCCCGAATCGCTCAAGTCGCTGTTTGGCTTCTACCGGGTGCTGATCGAAGAGGCCAACCAACTCGAATGGGGCGACTTTCTGGAAATCGACCGCCGCGCCCGTTCTGAGCAGTTTATTCAGATCATCTTACTGCTCAATCCCGTCTCTGAATCGCACTGGATCAAAAGCAAACTGATCGATGACGCGGCTTACGCGGGGCAGGTGGGCAGTTGCCACGTCACGTACCGCGATAACGAGTACATCACACCCGAGCGAATCGCGGCGCTGGAACGACTCAAAGACGTTGATCCCTACCAGTACCGGGTGTACGTGTTGGGGCTGTGGGGCATTATCCGGCCTGACAACCCGTACTTCCACAAGATCAACCCGACGGTGCATTTCGGCAAGGTGGTTTACAACCCGCGCATTCCGGTGTACTGCTCGTTTGACTTCAATAAGATCAACTCGGTGACGCTGCGGCAAAAGCCTGTGATTAACGGCGTGGAGGTGCCACAGTTTTTCCGGGAGATCCACCAGGGCGGCGAAGGGCTCGACCTGGAATACATCTGCAAAGAGATTGCCCACACCTACGGGCGCAGCAACCAGCTACACATCACCGGCGATGCATCGGGCGGGGCGTCCAACGCCTTAACGCCTGGCAACCGGTCGGCGTGGCGACTGACTCAGACCTACATGTCGCAGTACGGGGCGCACTACACCAACTATCAGGTGCCCAAAGCCAACCCACACACCGACGACGCCCGCTTCGTGGTCAACGCCCTGATTCACCACTACGGCGACGATTTCAAGATTGACGACAAAGCCTGTCCAGTGCTGGCGGCCGACGTGCAGCGGTGCAAAACCGCCACGGATGGCAAGCTCGACAAAGACGACTGCAACAAATTCGACTACGGGCACCTCTCGGACTGCGGGCGCTACGACCTCTGCAATTTCGAGTACACCACGTTCCGAAGTCTGGGCCACTATAAGAAAGCGGCTTAG
- a CDS encoding PD-(D/E)XK nuclease-like domain-containing protein, producing the protein MNDIEYRQLPHWANSDLSALAAHMFGRKPIRASAETLAFGTAFHTLILEPEKCSVYETPFVERTSDEYFRLMDMRNAVINGGEGDLFHLLNSADREQVRTWTDPTTNLPCKAKIDAIVLPRRVHLIDLKTTSCRSKSEFIDTCHEYDYDRQAAHYLSSDDNAKFFEFVGVQKQPPYQVFRLPFHRSEAFIRGGFVKRDKLLKLAAEQVRSGGWVPSSWRVENETIR; encoded by the coding sequence GTGAACGACATTGAATACAGGCAGCTCCCCCATTGGGCCAACTCCGACCTCTCCGCCCTGGCTGCCCACATGTTTGGCCGCAAGCCGATTCGGGCATCTGCCGAGACGTTAGCGTTTGGTACCGCGTTTCACACGCTGATTTTGGAGCCAGAAAAATGCAGCGTCTACGAGACGCCCTTTGTTGAGCGCACTTCCGACGAGTATTTCCGGCTAATGGATATGCGCAACGCCGTGATCAATGGCGGCGAAGGCGATTTGTTCCACCTGCTCAACAGCGCCGATCGTGAGCAGGTACGTACATGGACAGATCCCACAACCAACCTGCCCTGCAAAGCCAAGATTGATGCCATCGTGTTGCCGCGTCGTGTACACCTGATCGACTTGAAGACAACCTCGTGTCGATCAAAGAGCGAATTCATCGACACGTGCCACGAGTACGATTACGACCGGCAGGCGGCGCACTATTTGAGCAGCGACGACAACGCCAAGTTCTTCGAGTTCGTGGGCGTTCAGAAGCAGCCACCGTATCAGGTGTTTCGGCTGCCGTTTCATCGATCAGAGGCGTTTATACGCGGCGGGTTTGTCAAGCGCGACAAGTTGCTCAAGCTGGCCGCTGAGCAGGTACGTTCAGGTGGGTGGGTGCCGAGTAGTTGGAGAGTAGAAAACGAGACAATCAGATGA
- a CDS encoding DNA cytosine methyltransferase: MAKPKLLDLFCCAGGAGMGFHRAGFEVVGIDRSPQPRYPFRFIQADALQYLADNWKNFNAFHASPPCQRYSVLTPTEHQDKHPDLIGPTRDLLLATGKPYDIENVPGARHELHNPIMLCGSMFGLKTHRHRFFEIGFDVLIMTPACKHDFIPTVVSGTTKRLENGKRREHTVAECRAAMDIDWMIRKELDQAIPPAYTEYIGNHMIEYLR, encoded by the coding sequence ATGGCCAAACCAAAACTACTTGATCTTTTCTGCTGCGCGGGTGGGGCTGGCATGGGCTTTCATCGGGCGGGGTTCGAGGTGGTCGGTATTGATCGGAGTCCACAACCCCGCTATCCATTTCGCTTCATTCAGGCTGATGCCCTGCAATACCTTGCTGACAACTGGAAAAACTTTAACGCCTTTCATGCCTCGCCCCCATGTCAGCGGTATTCAGTCCTTACGCCAACTGAGCATCAGGATAAGCACCCCGATCTCATCGGCCCAACCCGTGATTTGCTCCTGGCCACTGGCAAACCATATGACATTGAAAATGTGCCTGGCGCGCGGCATGAACTCCACAATCCGATTATGCTGTGCGGCTCCATGTTTGGCCTGAAAACGCACCGCCACCGCTTTTTTGAAATCGGCTTCGATGTCCTGATTATGACGCCCGCCTGTAAACACGACTTCATCCCAACGGTCGTGTCAGGCACCACGAAGCGATTGGAGAATGGCAAACGGCGTGAACACACGGTTGCCGAGTGCAGGGCTGCAATGGACATTGATTGGATGATCAGAAAGGAGCTGGATCAGGCAATCCCCCCTGCCTATACGGAGTATATCGGCAACCATATGATTGAGTATCTAAGATGA
- a CDS encoding SH3 beta-barrel fold-containing protein: protein MKRQLFHLAHSLRATGLSMADALKRAWQTIKLKAQMLVTPTRFTYVKEDGSERTAIGYYGAAPVVEGGKAENLASLAIRYFDTEVNGWRSFRADRLVIG from the coding sequence ATGAAACGCCAACTCTTCCACCTCGCCCACTCGCTTCGCGCCACCGGCCTGTCAATGGCCGATGCCCTCAAACGTGCATGGCAGACCATCAAACTCAAAGCCCAGATGCTGGTAACACCCACGCGCTTCACCTACGTGAAAGAAGACGGCAGCGAACGTACCGCAATTGGCTACTACGGGGCGGCTCCGGTGGTCGAGGGTGGTAAGGCGGAGAATCTGGCTTCGTTGGCGATCCGGTATTTCGATACAGAGGTGAATGGCTGGCGCTCGTTTCGGGCGGATCGGCTGGTAATCGGGTAA
- a CDS encoding carboxypeptidase-like regulatory domain-containing protein, with the protein MNQSIARYIGCFLLLLGLLGTFSDALAQGQDSQITFTGIITGGKNSEPLPLARIFIPRAGKGVLSASNGYFALPVYPGDSVIFSYVGYKTQYHIIPRRLTEQTYSAVVALQEDVKLLSEVKVYPYPTEELFKQALINMKLPDQKDRDALAKNTDAQALLRASAATPMGALSNHQYFMNQQFLGRESFANRGAVTTFPFLNPFAWANFIKSVKRGDFNTKEYRQGLNNAPPENIRRDDILRN; encoded by the coding sequence ATGAATCAATCGATTGCACGCTATATAGGTTGTTTCCTGCTGTTGCTGGGCCTGCTGGGTACGTTCTCCGACGCCCTGGCGCAGGGGCAGGATAGCCAGATCACCTTCACGGGGATCATTACGGGAGGGAAGAACAGTGAGCCGCTACCCCTGGCCCGCATCTTTATCCCCCGCGCCGGTAAAGGCGTGCTGTCGGCTTCCAACGGCTATTTTGCGCTGCCCGTTTACCCCGGCGATAGCGTGATTTTCAGCTACGTGGGCTACAAAACGCAGTACCACATCATTCCCCGCCGCCTCACCGAGCAAACCTATTCGGCCGTAGTGGCTTTGCAGGAAGATGTAAAGTTGCTGTCGGAGGTGAAGGTTTACCCATACCCCACGGAAGAGCTCTTTAAGCAGGCGCTGATCAACATGAAGCTGCCCGATCAGAAAGACCGCGATGCGCTGGCCAAAAATACCGATGCGCAGGCGCTGTTGCGGGCTTCGGCCGCCACGCCAATGGGCGCGCTGTCGAACCACCAGTACTTCATGAATCAGCAGTTTCTGGGTCGGGAGTCGTTTGCCAACCGGGGGGCAGTCACCACCTTTCCGTTCCTGAATCCGTTTGCCTGGGCCAACTTCATCAAGTCGGTGAAGCGTGGCGATTTCAACACCAAAGAGTACCGGCAGGGGCTGAACAATGCGCCCCCGGAGAACATCCGTCGCGACGACATTCTCAGGAATTGA
- a CDS encoding MFS transporter — MPTSPLRTVLSLPVLVAALGYFVDVYDLLLFNIVRVPSLTELGLSEKDISLIGGRIYNFQQAGLLLGGILWGILGDKRGRLSVLFGSIITYSLANIACGYVQSAETYAWLRFMAGLGLAGELGAGITLVSEILPRHLRGYGTSVVAGVGLLGAVAAFLTVSASGNWRLTYLIGGGLGLVLLLLRVSVFESGLFRQVQQTTVRRGNFGAFFANRDRFLRYLRCMGISLPTYFVIGLLATFGNEFGKALRIAEAIIPGKCVMYTYIGMVAGDLFSGVFSQWLGSRRGAIGWMMAFTGVFVVVYLSGLIGSASLFYLVCGLLGFGIGYIAMFLTVTAESFGTNLRATATTSVANNVRATTLLSIPAYQSLKTLPALGPLGAGALVGAVCFGLAAWSLATLDETYGKELDYVE; from the coding sequence ATGCCTACCTCTCCGCTACGCACCGTGCTGAGCCTGCCCGTATTGGTGGCCGCGCTTGGCTATTTTGTCGACGTCTACGACCTGCTGCTGTTCAACATTGTGCGGGTGCCCAGCCTTACCGAGTTGGGACTGAGCGAAAAAGACATTTCGCTTATTGGAGGGCGCATCTACAATTTTCAGCAGGCAGGTTTGCTGCTCGGCGGCATCTTGTGGGGCATTCTGGGCGACAAACGGGGCCGGTTGTCGGTGCTGTTCGGCTCGATTATCACCTACTCGCTGGCCAACATCGCCTGCGGGTATGTTCAATCCGCAGAAACGTATGCCTGGTTGCGGTTCATGGCCGGGCTGGGGCTGGCGGGCGAACTGGGCGCGGGTATTACGCTGGTGAGCGAAATTCTGCCCCGACACCTGCGCGGTTACGGCACGAGTGTGGTCGCCGGAGTTGGGCTGTTGGGGGCCGTGGCGGCTTTCCTGACCGTGAGCGCATCGGGCAACTGGCGGCTCACGTACCTGATCGGCGGTGGCTTAGGGCTGGTTTTGCTGCTGCTCCGCGTGAGTGTGTTCGAGTCGGGGCTGTTCCGGCAGGTGCAGCAAACGACCGTTCGGCGGGGTAACTTCGGTGCTTTTTTTGCCAACCGTGATCGGTTTCTGCGCTACCTGCGTTGCATGGGCATTTCGCTGCCGACCTACTTCGTTATCGGGCTGCTGGCCACCTTTGGCAATGAGTTTGGCAAAGCACTGAGGATCGCAGAGGCCATCATTCCCGGCAAATGCGTGATGTACACCTACATCGGCATGGTAGCGGGCGATCTGTTCAGCGGGGTATTCAGTCAGTGGCTCGGGTCGCGGCGGGGTGCCATCGGCTGGATGATGGCCTTTACGGGCGTCTTTGTCGTCGTTTACCTGTCGGGGCTTATCGGCTCGGCTTCTCTATTCTACCTCGTCTGCGGTCTGCTTGGCTTTGGCATTGGCTACATCGCCATGTTCCTGACCGTGACAGCCGAAAGCTTCGGCACCAACCTACGAGCCACAGCGACCACCTCCGTTGCCAATAATGTGCGGGCGACGACGTTACTATCGATTCCGGCGTATCAATCGCTGAAAACGCTACCCGCCTTGGGGCCATTGGGGGCTGGTGCCCTGGTAGGCGCGGTTTGCTTTGGGCTGGCCGCCTGGTCACTGGCTACACTCGATGAAACCTACGGCAAAGAACTGGACTACGTGGAGTAA
- the lpdA gene encoding dihydrolipoyl dehydrogenase has translation MQAYDVIVIGSGPGGYTGAIRCAQLGLKTAIIEKYNALGGTCLNVGCIPSKALLDSSEHFYNASHTFAEHGIKLDQLAVDLPQMIKRKQDVVDQTTKGIAFLMKKNKIDTYYGMGSFVDANTVKIVKSDGSGEETISGKNIVIATGSKPLSFPSMPIDKQRVITSTEALKLPEIPKHLIIIGAGVIGAELGSVYARIGAKVSFVEFADSMIPTMDKTMGKELQKAVKKLGADFYFNHKVTKVENTGNEVVVSVDTPKGEQITLTGDYCLVSVGRRPYTDGLNLEAAGLATDQRGKVEVDDHLRTKVPHIYALGDVIRGAMLAHKAEEEGVFIAETIAGQKPHINYVLIPNVVYTWPEVAAVGYTEEELKTKAVPYKLGTFPFKALGRARASMDIDGLVKVLAHKETDEILGVHIIGPRAADMIGEAVVAMEYRASAEDISRMSHAHPTYTEAFKEACLAATDNRAINM, from the coding sequence ATGCAAGCATACGACGTTATCGTCATCGGCTCGGGGCCGGGCGGCTACACGGGCGCCATCCGTTGCGCTCAACTTGGGCTGAAAACAGCCATTATCGAGAAATACAACGCGCTGGGCGGCACCTGCCTTAATGTGGGCTGTATCCCATCTAAAGCCTTGCTCGACTCCTCGGAGCATTTTTACAACGCCAGCCACACGTTTGCCGAGCACGGCATCAAGCTCGATCAACTGGCCGTCGATCTGCCGCAGATGATCAAGCGGAAGCAGGACGTGGTCGATCAGACGACGAAGGGCATCGCGTTTTTGATGAAGAAAAATAAGATCGATACCTATTACGGCATGGGCTCGTTTGTCGATGCCAATACGGTGAAGATCGTAAAGTCGGACGGCAGCGGTGAAGAAACGATCAGCGGCAAAAACATCGTGATCGCCACGGGCTCGAAACCGCTCTCGTTCCCCTCGATGCCGATTGATAAGCAGCGCGTGATTACCAGCACCGAGGCGCTGAAACTGCCCGAAATCCCCAAGCACCTGATTATCATCGGCGCGGGCGTTATCGGGGCGGAGTTGGGCTCGGTTTACGCGCGGATTGGCGCCAAGGTCTCGTTCGTTGAGTTTGCCGATTCGATGATCCCGACGATGGACAAGACGATGGGCAAGGAATTGCAGAAGGCCGTGAAAAAGCTGGGCGCTGATTTCTACTTCAACCATAAAGTCACGAAGGTTGAGAACACGGGCAATGAGGTCGTGGTCAGCGTCGATACGCCGAAAGGCGAGCAAATCACACTAACGGGCGACTACTGCCTGGTATCGGTGGGTCGTCGGCCCTACACGGACGGTCTGAACCTGGAAGCGGCGGGTTTGGCTACCGATCAGCGCGGAAAGGTCGAAGTAGACGATCATCTGCGGACAAAAGTGCCCCACATTTACGCCCTCGGCGACGTGATCCGGGGTGCGATGCTGGCCCACAAAGCCGAAGAAGAAGGCGTGTTCATCGCTGAAACGATCGCCGGTCAGAAGCCGCACATCAATTATGTGCTCATCCCGAACGTGGTATACACCTGGCCCGAAGTAGCGGCGGTAGGCTACACCGAAGAGGAGCTGAAAACCAAGGCCGTACCCTACAAGCTGGGTACGTTCCCGTTCAAGGCGCTGGGCCGGGCGCGGGCGTCGATGGACATTGACGGGCTCGTAAAAGTGCTGGCTCACAAAGAAACCGACGAAATTCTGGGCGTACACATCATTGGTCCACGCGCGGCCGATATGATTGGCGAGGCCGTGGTAGCGATGGAATACCGCGCGTCGGCGGAAGACATCAGCCGGATGTCACACGCTCACCCAACCTACACGGAGGCCTTCAAAGAGGCCTGTCTGGCCGCTACCGACAACCGGGCGATCAATATGTAA
- the odhB gene encoding 2-oxoglutarate dehydrogenase complex dihydrolipoyllysine-residue succinyltransferase: protein MAAIEVKVPAVGESITEVTVGEWLKKEGDTVKVDEVLCTLDSDKASFELPAEAEGVLHIMAQAGDVLPIGATICTIDAAGAAPAASAPAAPQAEAPKADATPAQPAPEPQPAVQAVAEPAAAPAQPSTAASTIEVKIPAVGESITEVTIAAWSKKDGDSVSMDETLCELESDKATFELPAEAAGTLRIVAEAGQTLPIGATIARIEASASTGAAQPSGTSAPAAPAAQPQAANGSSNGSYAANYPSPAAAKILAEKGVEPAQVAGTGVGGRITKEDAQKASAAPAPQPAPAQPAPAAQKPAAPAPAPQAPSAPGSPDRTGQRTQRREKMTSLRKTIARRLVAVKNETAMLTTFNEVDMKPIMDLRAKYKDKFKEKHAVGLGFMSFFTKAVCIALQEFPAVNAMIDGDQMVYNDFCDISIAVSSERGLVVPVIRNAEQLSFDGIEKEIIRLAGLARDNKLTIEQMQGGTFTITNGGIFGSMLSTPIINAPQSAILGMHNIVERAVVVNGEIVVRPIMYVALSYDHRIIDGKESVSFLVRVKQLLEDPTRILLGV from the coding sequence ATGGCTGCTATTGAAGTAAAAGTGCCCGCTGTAGGTGAGTCGATCACGGAGGTAACGGTGGGTGAATGGTTGAAGAAAGAGGGTGATACGGTAAAGGTCGATGAGGTGCTTTGCACGCTCGATTCCGACAAAGCATCGTTTGAATTACCGGCCGAAGCCGAAGGTGTGCTACACATTATGGCGCAGGCCGGCGACGTGCTGCCCATTGGCGCGACCATCTGCACCATCGATGCTGCCGGTGCTGCACCCGCAGCCTCCGCCCCTGCCGCCCCCCAGGCCGAAGCGCCCAAGGCTGACGCAACACCCGCTCAACCAGCCCCCGAGCCGCAACCGGCGGTTCAGGCTGTAGCCGAGCCCGCCGCTGCGCCAGCGCAGCCGTCAACGGCCGCCAGCACGATCGAGGTAAAAATTCCGGCCGTTGGTGAATCAATCACCGAAGTGACCATTGCCGCCTGGAGCAAAAAAGACGGCGACAGCGTGTCGATGGACGAAACCCTCTGCGAGTTGGAATCCGACAAGGCCACGTTTGAATTGCCCGCCGAAGCCGCCGGTACGTTGCGTATCGTTGCCGAAGCCGGTCAGACGCTGCCCATCGGCGCGACCATCGCCCGCATTGAAGCCAGCGCGTCAACGGGTGCAGCGCAGCCGTCAGGTACGTCGGCACCAGCCGCTCCGGCCGCACAGCCTCAGGCTGCCAACGGCAGCAGCAACGGTAGCTACGCCGCCAATTACCCGTCGCCTGCCGCCGCCAAAATTCTGGCCGAAAAAGGCGTTGAGCCCGCGCAGGTAGCCGGTACCGGCGTTGGCGGTCGGATCACGAAAGAAGACGCCCAGAAAGCCAGCGCCGCGCCAGCGCCACAACCGGCTCCGGCTCAGCCTGCCCCCGCGGCGCAGAAGCCCGCCGCACCGGCGCCCGCACCGCAGGCTCCGAGCGCCCCCGGATCGCCGGACCGTACCGGCCAACGTACCCAGCGGCGCGAGAAAATGACCTCGCTGCGGAAAACGATTGCCCGCCGCCTGGTGGCCGTGAAAAACGAAACGGCCATGCTGACGACCTTCAACGAGGTCGATATGAAGCCGATCATGGATCTGCGCGCCAAGTACAAAGACAAGTTCAAGGAGAAGCACGCCGTGGGCCTCGGGTTCATGTCGTTCTTCACGAAAGCGGTCTGCATCGCGTTGCAGGAGTTCCCGGCCGTAAACGCCATGATCGACGGTGATCAGATGGTGTACAACGATTTTTGCGATATCTCAATTGCGGTATCGTCGGAGCGCGGTCTGGTGGTGCCCGTTATTCGGAACGCCGAGCAACTGTCGTTTGACGGTATCGAGAAGGAGATCATCCGGTTGGCGGGTCTGGCCCGTGATAACAAACTGACCATCGAACAGATGCAGGGCGGTACGTTCACGATCACCAACGGCGGTATTTTCGGGTCGATGCTGTCGACGCCGATCATCAACGCGCCGCAATCGGCCATTCTGGGGATGCACAACATCGTGGAGCGGGCTGTCGTCGTGAATGGCGAGATCGTCGTTCGGCCGATCATGTACGTGGCCCTCAGCTACGACCACCGCATCATCGACGGTAAAGAGTCGGTTAGCTTCCTGGTGCGCGTGAAGCAACTGCTTGAAGATCCGACCCGCATTTTGCTGGGTGTTTAA
- a CDS encoding 2-oxoglutarate dehydrogenase E1 component, which translates to MDQYSYVANSDAAYIDQLYQSYKQDPASVDTSWQQFFKGFEFSLAYGEQAANGNGNGTNGVASAAQTVPVDAKHSEKEVSVASLIKAYRSRGHLLAKTNPIGQRKDRNPRLSLADYALSEADLDTTFEAGKLLGIGAATLRKIMESLETIYAGRIGFEYMYIREIDVKNWLRNKIEKEALTFSPTPAEKKRILEKLNEASIFENFLHTKYLGQKRFSLEGGETTIPALDAIISRAADLGVEEVMIGMAHRGRLNVLTNILGKSYEAIFDGFEGSVPSQVHGDGDVKYHLGYSSLTKTPAGKEISVKLAPNPSHLEAVNPVVEGFVRAQADEEYAGDFAKIMPILIHGDAAVAGQGIVYEVTQMAKLPGYQTGGTLHFVINNQVGFTTDFDDARSSIYCSDVAKIIDAPIFHVNGDDPEAVIFCAKLAVEFREMFKRDVFIDMVCYRRYGHNESDEPKFTQPTMYSAIEKHNNPRELYSKLLIERGDVDAELASRMDAEFKKLLQDRLDMVKQKPGLPYKPLRLDQQWAALRYAKTEDFDQSPQTGISAETVEKIGQALVTVPEGFKPLKQIEKLLADRKKMIFETKQVNWSVAEQMAYGSILLENKVVRLSGQDVQRGTFSHRHAVLHDSTNNTLYTPINHIQDGQLPIQIYNSLLSEYGVLGFEYGYSMAAPHALVIWEAQFGDFANGAQVMIDQFIAAGESKWGIQNGVVMLLPHGYEGQGPEHSNARPERYLQLCAENNMVVANITTPANIFHAMRRQLAWEFRKPLVIMSPKSLLRHPQAISSIDELTSGTFREVIGDTYADPKKVKRVLLCTGKVYYDLLDKQQADKRDDVAIVRMEQLYPIPVKQLDAALSQYKKPELVWVQEEPENMGYWSFMLRRMRERNLRYIGRESASSPATGFAKVHTQEQNELVAKAFE; encoded by the coding sequence CAGTTGGCAGCAGTTTTTTAAAGGCTTTGAGTTCTCGTTAGCCTATGGCGAACAGGCCGCCAACGGGAATGGTAATGGCACAAACGGCGTGGCCTCGGCGGCCCAAACCGTACCCGTTGATGCCAAACACAGTGAAAAAGAAGTATCGGTAGCCAGCCTGATCAAAGCGTATCGGTCGCGCGGGCACCTCCTGGCGAAAACCAACCCGATTGGTCAGCGCAAAGACCGTAACCCCCGCCTGAGCCTGGCCGACTACGCGCTGTCGGAGGCCGATCTGGACACCACCTTTGAAGCCGGGAAACTGCTCGGCATTGGCGCCGCCACCCTGCGTAAAATCATGGAATCGCTGGAAACCATCTACGCGGGCCGTATTGGCTTCGAGTACATGTATATCCGCGAAATCGACGTCAAGAACTGGCTGCGGAACAAGATCGAAAAAGAAGCGTTGACGTTTAGCCCCACGCCCGCCGAGAAAAAGCGGATTCTGGAAAAGCTGAACGAAGCGAGCATTTTCGAGAACTTCCTGCACACCAAGTACCTGGGGCAGAAGCGTTTCTCGCTCGAAGGTGGCGAAACGACCATCCCTGCCCTCGATGCCATTATCAGCCGCGCGGCCGATCTAGGCGTTGAGGAAGTGATGATCGGGATGGCCCACCGGGGTCGGCTCAACGTGCTGACCAACATTTTGGGCAAATCCTACGAAGCCATTTTCGATGGATTTGAAGGCAGCGTACCCTCGCAGGTACACGGCGATGGCGACGTAAAATATCACCTCGGCTACTCGAGCCTGACCAAGACGCCCGCAGGCAAGGAGATCAGCGTGAAGCTGGCCCCGAACCCGTCGCACCTGGAGGCCGTCAACCCGGTCGTTGAAGGGTTCGTGCGGGCGCAGGCCGACGAAGAGTATGCCGGCGATTTTGCCAAAATCATGCCTATCCTGATTCACGGCGACGCGGCCGTGGCTGGTCAGGGCATTGTGTATGAAGTGACGCAAATGGCCAAGTTGCCCGGCTACCAGACCGGGGGTACGTTGCACTTTGTGATCAACAACCAAGTTGGTTTCACCACCGATTTTGATGACGCCCGTTCGTCGATCTACTGCTCTGATGTAGCCAAGATCATCGACGCGCCGATTTTCCACGTCAACGGCGACGACCCGGAGGCGGTGATTTTCTGCGCTAAACTGGCCGTCGAATTCCGCGAGATGTTCAAGCGCGACGTGTTTATCGACATGGTCTGCTACCGTCGGTATGGCCACAACGAGTCAGACGAACCGAAGTTCACGCAGCCGACGATGTACTCGGCGATCGAGAAGCATAACAACCCCCGCGAACTCTACAGCAAATTGCTGATTGAGCGCGGCGACGTGGATGCCGAACTCGCCAGCCGGATGGATGCGGAGTTCAAAAAGCTCCTGCAGGATCGCCTCGACATGGTGAAGCAGAAGCCCGGTTTGCCCTACAAACCGCTACGCCTCGATCAGCAATGGGCGGCCCTGCGTTACGCCAAAACCGAAGACTTCGACCAATCACCGCAAACCGGCATTTCGGCCGAAACCGTCGAGAAAATCGGGCAGGCGCTGGTAACGGTGCCCGAAGGGTTCAAGCCACTGAAGCAGATTGAAAAACTGCTGGCCGACCGCAAGAAGATGATCTTCGAAACGAAGCAGGTCAACTGGTCGGTGGCGGAGCAAATGGCCTACGGCTCGATTCTGCTCGAAAACAAAGTGGTTCGCCTGAGTGGACAGGACGTGCAGCGGGGTACGTTCTCGCACCGCCACGCCGTGCTGCACGATTCGACCAACAATACGCTCTACACGCCCATCAACCACATTCAAGACGGGCAGTTACCCATCCAGATTTACAACTCGCTGCTGTCGGAATACGGCGTGCTGGGTTTTGAATATGGCTACTCGATGGCCGCGCCGCACGCACTGGTGATCTGGGAAGCGCAGTTTGGCGACTTCGCTAACGGCGCCCAGGTAATGATCGATCAGTTCATTGCGGCAGGTGAATCGAAATGGGGCATTCAGAATGGCGTGGTCATGTTGCTGCCCCACGGCTATGAAGGCCAGGGTCCGGAGCACTCAAACGCCCGCCCCGAACGTTACCTGCAACTTTGCGCCGAAAACAACATGGTGGTGGCCAACATCACCACGCCGGCCAACATTTTCCACGCGATGCGTCGGCAGTTGGCCTGGGAGTTCCGCAAGCCACTGGTGATCATGTCGCCCAAATCGCTGCTGCGTCATCCGCAGGCCATTTCGTCGATCGACGAGCTGACCTCAGGTACGTTCCGCGAAGTGATTGGCGATACCTACGCCGACCCCAAGAAGGTGAAGCGCGTTCTGCTCTGCACGGGTAAGGTCTACTACGATCTGCTCGATAAGCAACAGGCCGACAAGCGCGACGACGTGGCCATCGTTCGGATGGAGCAACTCTATCCCATTCCGGTGAAGCAACTCGACGCCGCCCTGAGCCAATACAAGAAACCTGAGTTGGTGTGGGTGCAGGAAGAACCGGAAAACATGGGCTACTGGTCGTTTATGCTGCGCCGGATGCGGGAGCGCAACCTCCGCTACATCGGTCGTGAGTCGGCGTCGTCGCCCGCTACTGGCTTCGCCAAAGTGCACACGCAGGAGCAGAACGAGTTAGTCGCAAAAGCATTTGAATAA